One window from the genome of Diabrotica virgifera virgifera chromosome 6, PGI_DIABVI_V3a encodes:
- the LOC126886145 gene encoding 52 kDa repressor of the inhibitor of the protein kinase-like: MDRFLVKKRRISYQEEQDVEEQSGLSPSHNLMPVDEPAEDQQSTSTSVDNVNSSSHDIGYYLQNISSSNDHSKYIILTQHWTPEKTYQFPTSSHIKRGREELRRVNHGHFEKYPWLVFSEFKQGLFCKYCAVFCHGKKAGGQNTVPLRKLVSEPLNKYAKLSGKDGDLESHNSNEYHKKAELDSKNYIKIFENPDLKILSLSLRYVYQDVIREDFVGFIDLHKANYSHVDVDPEVEPVITGEILGQTVVNFMIFLGLKTNNCVGISCDGCSVNMSEMRGAVTEIQKVATNSIMCGCKNHALNLSISKCNKVQHVRNALGTIKEVTSFFNSSGKRNSVLKKVLGHQMRGYCETRWVERHEAVLEFTEDMPKIAEALKCISQWRDSTTSSKARALLCSISTCDFIITMHCLSDTADVTCGLSKYLQTEAIDVCSAKSKIDNMMKTIQNKRDKTNEFFLLIFSSAEKTMDAMDVQMRVPRIVRKQVNRPNYTLLTGDNQRSQVSKYWETAVYIPILDNLITDLTSRFSDESLDCYKLNILVPSTLDSVSNVKSSFESICDKYSSVLSIKKETMLMKILNEICSLKNMVNYNVFKEISTPMTCFQNLDEHNYPILKSLVQILLTLPISIATAERSFSTLRRLKSWMRTRMTEDRLTGLALMNVHRDIEVDIGHQ, from the exons ATGGATCGTTTCTTAGTTAAAAAGAGAAGAATAAGTTATCAAGAGGAACAAGATGTTGAGGAACAGTCTGGTTTGTCTCCGTCTCATAACCTAATGCCAGTTGATGAACCTGCAGAGGATCAACAATCGACCTCGACATCGGTTGATAATGTAAATAGTTCTTCTCACGACATTGGTTATTATTTACAAAACATTTCAAGTTCAAATGATCACTCAAAGTATATTATTTTAACTCAACACTGGACACCCGAAAAAACCTACCAATTCCCTACGTCTTCTCACATCAAAAGAGGACGTGAGGAGCTAAGGCGAGTGAATCATGGGCACTTCGAAAAATACCCCTGGTTGGTATTTTCCGAATTCAAACAAGGGCTATTTTGTAAATATTGTGCCGTTTTTTGCCACGGAAAGAAAGCTGGCGGTCAAAATACAGTGCCTTTGAGAAAGTTAGTATCCGAACCATTGAATAAATACGCAAAACTTTCTGGAAAAGATGGCGACCTTGAGTCTCATAACTCTAATGAGTATCACAAGAAAGCTGAACTTGATTcgaaaaactatataaaaatctTCGAAAATCCTGACCTTAAAATA CTAAGCCTCTCTCTGCGTTATGTATATCAAGATGTCATAAGAGAAGATTTTGTTGGCTTTATTGATCTTCATAAAGCCAACTACTCTCATGTTGATGTTGATCCCGAAGTGGAACCTGTTATAACAGGGGAAATCCTAGGTCAGACGGTGGTGAATTTTATGATATTTTTGGGGTTAAAAACGAATAATTGTGTTGGAATAAGTTGTGATGGCTGTTCCGTCAACATGTCTGAAATGCGGGGTGCGGTTACAGAGATACAAAAGGTGGCGACCAATAGCATTATGTGTGGGTGTAAAAACCATGCATTGAACTTAAGCATATCCAAATGTAATAAGGTCCAACACGTAAGAAATGCTCTAGGAACCATCAAAGAAGTAACAAGCTTTTTCAACTCATCAGGAAAAAGAAATTCAGTTTTGAAAAAGGTGTTGGGACATCAGATGAGAGGCTATTGTGAGACGCGTTGGGTAGAGCGTCACGAGGCTGTTTTAGAATTCACAGAAGACATGCCTAAAATTGCGGAAGCTCTCAAATGCATATCACAGTGGAGGGACAGCACAACGTCAAGTAAAGCCCGCGCTCTGTTGTGCTCAATTTCAACTTGTGATTTTATCATCACAATGCATTGCCTGAGTGACACAGCAGATGTTACATGTGGTCTTAGTAAATATCTACAAACAGAAGCTATAGATGTATGCTCAGCCAAAAGTAAAATTGACAATATGATGAAAACCATTCAGAATAAAAGAGACAAGACCAACGAATTCTTCCTTTTAATTTTCAGTAGTGCTGAAAAAACCATGGACGCGATGGATGTACAAATGCGTGTCCCCAGAATTGTACGGAAGCAAGTTAATAGGCCCAACTACACACTATTAACAGGTGACAACCAACGATCACAAGTTTCAAAGTATTGGGAAACTGCTGTTTACATACCGATTCTAGACAATCTCATAACTGATTTGACAAGCAGATTTTCAGACGAGTCTTTGGATTGCTACAAGCTAAACATTTTAGTTCCATCAACGTTAGATTCCGTGTCAAATGTGAAATCCAGCTTTGAAAGTATTTGTGATAAATACTCTTCTGTATTGTCAATTAAAAAGGAAACAATGCTAATGAAGATTTTGAATGAGATTTGCTCCCTAAAGAACATGGTTAACTACAACGTCTTCAAAGAAATCAGTACCCCTATGACGTGTTTTCAAAATCTTGATGAGCACAACTACCCTATTTTGAAGTCTTTGGTGCAGATCCTGCTTACTTTACCAATATCAATAG CAACAGCAGAGAGATCATTTTCTACGCTGAGGCGATTGAAAAGCTGGATGAGGACCAGAATGACCGAAGACCGCCTGACCGGACTGGCTCTCATGAATGTTCACAGGGATATAGAAGTGGACATTGGACATCAATAA